The following coding sequences are from one Aeromicrobium duanguangcaii window:
- a CDS encoding ABC transporter substrate-binding protein has product MIRRTKIIRRSVGLAAAATLVGALASCGSGDDGGTPVINLFGGASATGFDKIIDECNKEADGAYRIVGNLVPSDADGQREQLVRRLAAKDKGMDLLGMDVVWTAEFAEAGWIVPLTEEQTAQVTEGTLEVPLETATWKDKVYGIPKHTNAQLMWYRKSLVDKVGDGPPDTWDEMFDMAEKLKAEGDPYEIGFTGARYEGLVVGFNTILSSYGGTIVNEDSTKVTIDDKTTKALALIKRLATSGLASRSLSNSQEPEVFAQLQNENSAFSLNWPYVLAAMREANKDVAQDLGFATFPSTVAGEPSRVTVGGMNFGISEYSEHKKESYDAAMCLRSPKHQLQHALAAGEPPTLEAVFNEAEFKEAYPQAQVLLDALETASSRPISPVYQNISTIISSTLSPPSAIDPKKTTEELKTSIQDAIDGKGILP; this is encoded by the coding sequence GTGATTAGGCGAACGAAGATCATCCGCCGCAGTGTCGGCCTGGCCGCCGCTGCCACGCTCGTGGGGGCCCTGGCGTCCTGCGGAAGCGGTGACGACGGCGGAACGCCCGTCATCAACCTCTTCGGCGGCGCCTCCGCCACCGGCTTCGACAAGATCATCGACGAGTGCAACAAGGAGGCCGACGGCGCCTACCGCATCGTCGGCAACCTGGTCCCGAGCGACGCCGACGGCCAGCGCGAGCAACTGGTCCGGCGCCTCGCCGCCAAGGACAAGGGCATGGACCTGCTCGGCATGGACGTCGTGTGGACCGCCGAGTTCGCCGAGGCCGGCTGGATCGTGCCGCTGACCGAGGAGCAGACCGCCCAGGTCACCGAGGGCACCCTCGAGGTGCCGCTCGAGACGGCCACCTGGAAGGACAAGGTCTACGGCATCCCGAAGCACACCAACGCCCAGTTGATGTGGTACCGCAAGTCCTTGGTCGACAAGGTCGGCGACGGCCCGCCGGACACGTGGGACGAGATGTTCGACATGGCCGAGAAGCTCAAGGCCGAGGGCGACCCGTACGAGATCGGCTTCACGGGCGCCCGCTACGAGGGCCTGGTCGTCGGCTTCAACACGATCCTGTCCTCCTACGGCGGCACGATCGTCAACGAGGACAGCACCAAGGTCACGATCGACGACAAGACCACGAAGGCGCTGGCGCTGATCAAGCGGCTGGCCACCTCGGGTCTGGCCAGCCGGTCGCTGTCGAACTCCCAGGAGCCGGAGGTGTTCGCCCAGCTGCAGAACGAGAACTCGGCGTTCAGCCTCAACTGGCCGTACGTCTTGGCCGCCATGCGCGAGGCCAACAAGGACGTCGCCCAGGACCTGGGCTTCGCCACCTTCCCCTCGACGGTCGCGGGCGAGCCCTCCCGGGTCACCGTCGGCGGCATGAACTTCGGGATCAGCGAGTACAGCGAGCACAAGAAGGAGAGCTACGACGCGGCGATGTGCCTGCGCTCGCCGAAGCACCAGCTCCAGCACGCGCTGGCCGCCGGTGAGCCGCCCACGCTCGAGGCGGTCTTCAACGAGGCGGAGTTCAAGGAGGCGTATCCGCAGGCGCAGGTGCTCCTCGACGCTCTCGAGACGGCCAGTTCGCGACCGATCTCGCCGGTCTACCAGAACATCTCGACGATCATCTCGTCCACGTTGTCGCCGCCGTCGGCGATCGACCCGAAGAAGACGACCGAGGAGCTGAAGACCTCGATCCAGGACGCGATCGACGGGAAGGGGATCCTGCCATGA
- a CDS encoding alpha/beta fold hydrolase gives MDAGQAREEDIVVSGELFAHLPSGLDLCHQTFGDPRDESVLLIMGLGGPMTWWSEEFCRLLAGRGFHVIRYDNRDTGRSTKLRHHRVSRTDVVKAFLGRGTAPYGIDDLADDAVGLLDQLGIDAAHVVGVSMGGMIAQTMAVEHPSRVRSLTSIMSTTGRRTVGWIHPLVMRTMLAPAGRTRPEFAENSVRNGKVMASPAFPTDDDVAYARALETYDRGWIASGVSRHMLAVLTQSDRTERLRAVAVPTQVIHGSRDLLVHRSGGRATAAAISGAALLEIAGMGHDLPRQLYGTFVDAIVANAQRAR, from the coding sequence ATGGACGCCGGGCAGGCACGCGAGGAGGACATCGTCGTCTCCGGCGAGCTCTTCGCGCACCTGCCCAGCGGCCTGGACCTGTGCCACCAGACGTTCGGTGACCCGCGCGACGAGTCCGTCCTGCTGATCATGGGCCTGGGCGGCCCGATGACGTGGTGGTCCGAGGAGTTCTGTCGCCTGCTGGCCGGGCGCGGGTTCCACGTCATCCGCTACGACAACCGCGACACGGGCCGGTCGACGAAGCTGCGGCACCACCGGGTGTCGCGCACCGACGTCGTCAAGGCGTTCCTGGGCCGCGGCACGGCGCCCTACGGGATCGACGACCTGGCCGACGACGCCGTGGGTCTGCTGGACCAGCTGGGCATCGACGCCGCCCACGTCGTCGGCGTGTCGATGGGCGGGATGATCGCCCAGACGATGGCCGTGGAGCATCCGTCCCGGGTGCGCTCCCTGACCTCGATCATGTCCACGACCGGCCGGCGCACGGTCGGCTGGATCCATCCCCTCGTGATGCGCACGATGCTGGCCCCGGCCGGTCGCACCCGCCCGGAGTTCGCCGAGAACTCGGTCCGCAACGGCAAGGTCATGGCCTCGCCGGCCTTCCCGACCGACGACGACGTCGCGTACGCCCGTGCCCTCGAGACCTACGACCGGGGCTGGATCGCCAGCGGCGTCTCACGTCACATGCTGGCGGTCCTGACCCAGAGCGACCGCACCGAGCGGCTCCGCGCGGTCGCCGTCCCCACGCAGGTGATCCACGGGTCGAGGGATCTGCTGGTGCACCGGTCCGGCGGCCGTGCCACCGCCGCCGCCATCTCGGGAGCCGCCCTGCTCGAGATCGCCGGGATGGGCCACGACCTCCCGCGGCAGCTGTACGGCACGTTCGTCGACGCGATCGTTGCGAACGCCCAGCGCGCTCGCTGA
- a CDS encoding class II fumarate hydratase — translation MTENNKEWRIERDTMGEVKVPADAHYRAQTQRAVENFPISGTPIESAQIRALAQIKAACATANAELGILDQAMADAIVAAADEVASGRHDDHFPIDVFQTGSGTSSNMNTNEVIATLATKNSGIEVHPNDHVNASQSSNDVFPTSIHVAATDSALNTLIPALDHLAKSLEAKGAEFADVVKSGRTHLMDATPVTLGQEFNGYAAQIRRGIERVEASLPRTAEVPLGGTAVGTGINTPKGFPQRVIEILAERTGLPLTEARDHFEAQGARDGLVEMSGQLRTIAVSLVKINNDLRWMGSGPRTGLGEIHLPDLQPGSSIMPGKVNPVLPEATLMVCAQVIGNDAAIAFAGASGSFELNVMLPVIGRNILESMRLLASASTTLADRCVDGITADVDRCRELAESSPSVVTPLNRYIGYENAAAIAKKSVKERKTIRQVVIEEGYVERGDISEADLDRALDVMSMTHP, via the coding sequence ATGACCGAGAACAACAAGGAATGGCGCATCGAGCGCGACACGATGGGCGAGGTCAAGGTCCCCGCCGACGCCCACTACCGGGCCCAGACCCAGCGCGCCGTCGAGAACTTCCCGATCTCCGGCACGCCGATCGAGTCGGCGCAGATCCGCGCGCTGGCGCAGATCAAGGCGGCCTGTGCCACGGCGAACGCCGAGCTGGGCATCCTCGACCAGGCCATGGCCGACGCGATCGTCGCCGCCGCCGACGAGGTCGCCTCCGGTCGTCACGACGACCACTTCCCCATCGACGTGTTCCAGACGGGCTCCGGCACGTCGAGCAACATGAACACCAACGAGGTCATCGCGACCCTCGCCACCAAGAACTCGGGCATCGAGGTCCACCCGAACGACCACGTCAACGCCTCGCAGTCCAGCAACGACGTGTTCCCGACCTCGATCCACGTCGCCGCCACCGACTCGGCCCTCAACACGCTGATCCCGGCCCTGGACCACCTCGCGAAGAGCCTCGAGGCCAAGGGCGCCGAGTTCGCCGACGTCGTGAAGTCCGGCCGCACCCACCTGATGGACGCCACGCCCGTCACCCTGGGCCAGGAGTTCAACGGCTACGCGGCGCAGATCCGCCGCGGCATCGAGCGCGTCGAGGCGTCGCTCCCCCGCACGGCCGAGGTCCCCCTCGGCGGCACCGCCGTCGGCACGGGCATCAACACGCCGAAGGGCTTCCCGCAGCGCGTCATCGAGATCCTCGCCGAGCGCACGGGCCTGCCGCTGACCGAGGCGCGCGACCACTTCGAGGCGCAGGGCGCCCGCGACGGCCTGGTCGAGATGTCGGGCCAGCTGCGCACCATCGCCGTCAGCCTGGTCAAGATCAACAACGACCTGCGCTGGATGGGCTCGGGCCCCCGCACCGGCCTGGGCGAGATCCACCTGCCCGACCTGCAGCCCGGCTCGAGCATCATGCCCGGCAAGGTCAACCCGGTCCTGCCCGAGGCGACGCTCATGGTGTGCGCCCAGGTCATCGGCAACGACGCCGCGATCGCCTTCGCCGGCGCCTCCGGCTCGTTCGAGCTCAACGTCATGCTGCCGGTCATCGGCCGCAACATCCTCGAGTCGATGCGCCTGCTGGCGAGCGCCTCGACGACGCTGGCCGACCGCTGCGTCGACGGCATCACCGCCGACGTCGACCGCTGCCGCGAGCTGGCCGAGTCGAGCCCGTCCGTCGTGACGCCGCTCAACCGCTACATCGGGTACGAGAACGCCGCCGCGATCGCGAAGAAGTCCGTCAAGGAGCGCAAGACGATCCGCCAGGTCGTCATCGAGGAGGGCTACGTCGAGCGTGGCGACATCAGCGAGGCCGACCTCGACCGGGCACTCGACGTCATGAGCATGACGCACCCCTGA
- the ndk gene encoding nucleoside-diphosphate kinase: MTQRTLVLIKPDAVARGLVGAVTARYESKGLRIVSMQLRTIDGDMADAHYADHVEQPWYPPLREFATSGPLVAMVLEGDQAIEVVRGINGATDGRKAAPGTIRGDFSLSNRENLVHASDSEESAAREIALWFPEA; encoded by the coding sequence ATGACACAGCGCACGCTAGTTCTCATCAAACCCGATGCTGTGGCTCGCGGCTTGGTGGGGGCAGTGACCGCGAGGTACGAGAGCAAGGGTCTGCGCATCGTCTCGATGCAGTTGCGCACAATCGACGGCGACATGGCCGACGCCCACTACGCGGACCACGTCGAGCAGCCCTGGTACCCGCCGCTGCGCGAGTTCGCGACCTCCGGCCCGCTCGTGGCGATGGTGCTCGAGGGCGACCAGGCGATCGAGGTCGTGCGCGGGATCAACGGCGCCACCGACGGCCGCAAGGCCGCGCCCGGAACGATCCGCGGTGACTTCTCGCTGTCGAACCGCGAGAACCTCGTCCATGCCTCCGACTCCGAGGAGTCCGCCGCGCGCGAGATCGCGCTCTGGTTCCCGGAGGCCTGA
- a CDS encoding 3-keto-5-aminohexanoate cleavage protein, translating into MGGPILIQACINGALPPAAHPALPVTSARIAQDVAAVVAAGADAVHLHVKGDDGLDTLDPDTVDAAITAVRVAVPALPIGVTTGAWALPDPAARLEAVSAWSMLPDVASVNWHEPGSVAIVEALFERGVGVEAGLWTLDDVRAWASSPVRDSVSRVLLELPDRLDDAQVVALADEMIALVRKVSVDVPILLHGEGSSAWPALRHALVLGLETRIGFEDTLLLPDGSPAADNAALVAAARELVDRLT; encoded by the coding sequence GTGGGCGGGCCGATCCTGATCCAGGCCTGCATCAACGGCGCGCTCCCGCCCGCGGCGCACCCGGCCCTGCCGGTGACGTCGGCGCGGATCGCCCAGGACGTCGCCGCGGTCGTGGCGGCCGGCGCCGACGCCGTGCACCTGCACGTCAAGGGCGACGACGGACTCGACACCCTCGATCCCGACACCGTCGACGCGGCCATCACGGCGGTGCGCGTCGCGGTTCCCGCGCTCCCGATCGGGGTCACCACCGGCGCGTGGGCCCTGCCGGACCCGGCGGCCCGCCTCGAGGCGGTCTCGGCCTGGAGCATGCTCCCGGACGTCGCGTCGGTCAACTGGCACGAGCCGGGGTCGGTCGCGATCGTCGAGGCGCTGTTCGAGCGCGGCGTCGGCGTCGAGGCCGGACTGTGGACGCTGGACGACGTGCGCGCCTGGGCGAGCTCGCCGGTGCGCGACTCGGTCAGCCGGGTCCTGCTCGAGCTGCCGGACCGGCTCGACGACGCGCAGGTCGTCGCGCTGGCGGACGAGATGATCGCGCTGGTGCGCAAGGTCTCGGTGGACGTGCCGATCCTGCTGCACGGCGAGGGCTCCTCGGCCTGGCCCGCGCTGCGTCATGCCCTGGTCCTGGGCCTCGAGACCCGCATCGGCTTCGAGGACACCCTGCTGCTGCCGGACGGCTCGCCGGCGGCGGACAACGCGGCGCTGGTGGCTGCGGCGCGCGAGCTGGTCGACCGACTGACCTGA
- a CDS encoding DUF2079 domain-containing protein yields MKRWMPWAWALIVGVLYSLVSLLSWRRLTVNSWDNAIFEQAVKAYSRFEAPIVPVKGPGYNILGDHFSPIDALLAPAYWVFPYGQTLLVAQAALIALSVVPITRLAVDRLGVRVGWTIALMYGLAFGFGNAVVADFHEVAFAVPILAMAGVAFVEQRWSAVVWWSLPLLLVKEDMGVTVAAVGVALWLAGERRRGLLLAVGGAIALVLVVWVIIPAFNTGGGYDYTSNLGGDVGMWETLTTQADRKLLTLLLTFGVTGFAALWSPWAVVAAPTFLWRFLGDVEYYWGTEWHYSIVIMPIVFVAMIDAIGKRRWLEWPGVVLGAAVGGYLLAGGPVVKLLEPETWDASPRREALQEAIDTIPEDVTVETDISVLKYLTGSHDDVYWIGTIGDVVPDYIIFDRRLTQTDPIQHGAEHGATYEVIFDRDDYVVAERTDD; encoded by the coding sequence GTGAAGCGATGGATGCCATGGGCTTGGGCCCTGATCGTCGGGGTGCTCTACAGCCTGGTCTCCCTGTTGTCGTGGCGACGGCTGACCGTGAACTCGTGGGACAACGCGATCTTCGAGCAGGCCGTGAAGGCCTACTCGCGGTTCGAGGCGCCGATCGTGCCGGTGAAGGGGCCCGGGTACAACATCCTGGGCGACCACTTCTCGCCGATCGACGCCCTGCTGGCCCCGGCCTACTGGGTGTTCCCGTACGGGCAGACCCTGCTGGTCGCCCAGGCGGCGCTGATCGCGCTGTCCGTCGTGCCGATCACCCGACTGGCCGTGGACCGTCTCGGCGTCCGGGTCGGCTGGACGATCGCGCTGATGTACGGGCTGGCCTTCGGCTTCGGCAACGCCGTGGTCGCCGACTTCCACGAGGTCGCGTTCGCGGTGCCCATCCTGGCGATGGCCGGCGTCGCGTTCGTCGAGCAGCGCTGGTCCGCGGTCGTGTGGTGGTCGCTGCCGCTGCTGCTGGTCAAGGAGGACATGGGCGTCACCGTCGCCGCGGTCGGCGTCGCGCTGTGGCTGGCCGGCGAGCGGCGCCGGGGCCTGCTGCTGGCGGTGGGCGGGGCGATCGCCCTCGTGCTCGTGGTCTGGGTGATCATCCCGGCCTTCAACACCGGTGGCGGGTACGACTACACCAGCAACCTCGGCGGCGACGTGGGGATGTGGGAGACCCTGACCACCCAGGCCGACCGCAAGCTGCTCACGCTGCTGCTGACCTTCGGCGTCACGGGCTTCGCGGCCCTGTGGTCGCCGTGGGCCGTCGTCGCGGCGCCCACGTTCCTGTGGCGCTTCCTCGGCGACGTCGAGTACTACTGGGGCACCGAGTGGCACTACTCGATCGTCATCATGCCGATCGTGTTCGTGGCGATGATCGACGCGATCGGGAAGCGGCGCTGGCTCGAGTGGCCCGGCGTCGTGCTCGGTGCTGCGGTCGGCGGCTACCTGCTGGCCGGCGGTCCGGTCGTGAAGCTGCTCGAGCCCGAGACGTGGGACGCATCGCCGCGGCGCGAGGCGCTGCAGGAGGCGATCGACACGATCCCCGAGGACGTCACGGTCGAGACCGACATCTCGGTGCTGAAGTACCTCACCGGCAGTCACGACGACGTCTACTGGATCGGCACGATCGGCGACGTGGTGCCGGACTACATCATCTTCGACCGCCGGCTGACCCAGACGGACCCGATCCAGCACGGCGCCGAGCACGGTGCGACGTACGAGGTCATCTTCGACCGCGACGACTACGTGGTCGCCGAGCGCACCGACGACTGA
- a CDS encoding carbohydrate ABC transporter permease: MSIIDAVTETEDEDEGARIARQRHSEGKKAERRLGLMLVAPAVVIMLAVTAYPIAYAFYLSLFRADLRTPEDNKFIGLDNYMTVLSSDIWWKAFGFTLLLTVVSVIFELILGMALAIVMHRTIVGRGLVRTSALVPYAIVTVVAAFSWRFAWSQGMGWLAGDSAPLTGQWSSFWIIVLAEVWKTIPFMALLLMAGLALVPEDLMKAASMDGANPWQRFWKITVPLIKPSILVAVLFRTLDAFRIFDNIYILTSGANETSSVSIVAYNNLIRGLNLGIGSTMSVLIFITIAIIAFAFVKLFGAAAPGSSNEGRR; encoded by the coding sequence ATGAGCATCATCGACGCCGTCACCGAGACCGAGGATGAGGACGAGGGCGCGCGGATCGCGCGCCAGCGTCACAGCGAGGGCAAGAAGGCCGAGCGCCGGCTGGGCCTGATGCTCGTGGCTCCGGCCGTGGTCATCATGCTCGCGGTGACCGCCTACCCCATCGCGTACGCGTTCTACCTGTCCCTGTTCCGCGCCGACCTGCGCACGCCGGAGGACAACAAGTTCATCGGGCTCGACAACTACATGACGGTCCTGTCCAGCGACATCTGGTGGAAGGCCTTCGGGTTCACCCTGCTGCTGACGGTCGTCAGCGTCATCTTCGAGCTGATCCTGGGCATGGCCCTGGCGATCGTCATGCACCGCACGATCGTCGGGCGCGGCCTGGTGCGTACCTCCGCCCTGGTCCCCTACGCCATCGTCACCGTGGTCGCCGCCTTCAGCTGGCGCTTCGCCTGGAGTCAGGGCATGGGCTGGCTGGCCGGTGACAGCGCACCGCTGACCGGCCAGTGGAGCTCGTTCTGGATCATCGTGCTGGCCGAGGTCTGGAAGACGATCCCGTTCATGGCACTGCTGCTCATGGCGGGCCTGGCGCTGGTGCCCGAGGACCTGATGAAGGCCGCGTCGATGGACGGCGCGAACCCCTGGCAGCGGTTCTGGAAGATCACGGTGCCGCTGATCAAGCCGTCGATCCTGGTGGCCGTGCTGTTCCGCACGCTGGACGCGTTCCGCATCTTCGACAACATCTACATCCTCACCAGCGGCGCGAACGAGACCTCCAGCGTCTCGATCGTCGCCTACAACAACCTGATCCGAGGGCTCAACCTGGGCATCGGCTCCACCATGTCGGTGCTGATCTTCATCACGATCGCGATCATCGCCTTCGCGTTCGTCAAGCTCTTCGGAGCTGCGGCACCTGGTTCTTCCAATGAGGGGAGGCGCTGA
- a CDS encoding glycoside hydrolase family 13 protein: protein MVDRKDSNHDAWWRDAVIYQVYPRSWADSDGDGIGDLPGITSHLDYLATLGVDAVWLSPFYTSPQNDAGYDVADYRDVDPLFGTLADFDALVARAHELNLRVIVDLVPNHSSSEHPWFQAALAAEPGSPERARYIFRDGRGEHGEIPPNNWQSTFGGPAWTRTTNPDGTPGQWYLHLFDPTQPDFDWTNPEVQEEFRSVLRFWLDRGVDGFRIDVAHGLHKAAGLPDAPEDYDIANDPTSVQPMWDKPEVHEVYRDWRRLVDEYRVEGQDADRILVAEAWVIPDESLAKYVRPDELHQSFNFGYLMTPWRAETQRASITAALAAAGAVGAPQTWVLSNHDVPRHASRLAYDIDRATRVLGIGPDAPQPDAELGLRRARAATAVMLALPGSAYIYQGEELGLPEATTLPPEVRQDPTFVRTNGEDVGRDGCRVPVPWHADQPAFGFSPTGESWLPQPEVYGDLAPNRQEGVAGSTLELYRRLLAVRRKYGLGRGELHWQDLGDDVLAFTVVADGGRRVQVVTNFGPTPIDLPHGELLVASGSLDGHRLPTDTTAWVAPG from the coding sequence ATGGTCGATCGCAAGGACAGCAACCACGACGCCTGGTGGCGCGACGCCGTCATCTATCAGGTCTATCCCCGGTCGTGGGCCGACTCCGACGGCGACGGCATCGGCGACCTGCCGGGCATCACGTCCCACCTGGACTACCTCGCCACGCTGGGCGTGGACGCGGTGTGGCTCTCGCCGTTCTACACCAGCCCCCAGAACGACGCCGGCTACGACGTCGCCGACTACCGCGACGTCGACCCGCTGTTCGGCACGCTGGCCGACTTCGACGCGCTCGTCGCGCGCGCCCACGAGCTGAACCTGCGCGTCATCGTCGACCTCGTCCCGAACCACTCCTCGAGCGAGCACCCGTGGTTCCAGGCGGCTCTCGCCGCCGAGCCCGGCAGCCCTGAGCGCGCGCGGTACATCTTCCGCGACGGCCGCGGCGAGCACGGCGAGATCCCGCCGAACAACTGGCAGAGCACGTTCGGCGGTCCCGCGTGGACGCGCACGACCAACCCCGACGGCACCCCCGGCCAGTGGTACCTCCACCTCTTCGACCCGACGCAGCCGGACTTCGACTGGACCAACCCCGAGGTCCAGGAGGAGTTCCGCTCCGTCCTGCGGTTCTGGCTCGACCGCGGCGTCGACGGCTTCCGCATCGACGTGGCCCACGGCCTGCACAAGGCGGCCGGCCTGCCCGACGCCCCCGAGGACTACGACATCGCCAACGACCCCACCTCGGTGCAGCCCATGTGGGACAAGCCCGAGGTGCACGAGGTCTACCGCGACTGGCGCCGGCTCGTCGACGAGTACCGCGTCGAGGGCCAGGACGCCGACCGCATCCTCGTGGCCGAGGCGTGGGTCATCCCGGACGAGTCGCTGGCCAAGTACGTGCGTCCCGACGAGCTGCACCAGTCGTTCAACTTCGGCTACCTCATGACGCCGTGGCGCGCCGAGACCCAGCGCGCGTCCATCACCGCCGCCCTCGCCGCCGCGGGCGCCGTCGGCGCGCCCCAGACGTGGGTGCTGTCGAACCACGACGTGCCGCGCCACGCCTCGCGCCTGGCCTACGACATCGACCGTGCCACCCGCGTGCTCGGCATCGGTCCGGACGCCCCGCAGCCCGACGCCGAGCTGGGCCTGCGCCGCGCTCGCGCCGCCACCGCCGTCATGCTGGCGCTGCCCGGTTCTGCCTACATCTACCAGGGCGAGGAGCTGGGCCTGCCCGAGGCGACGACCCTGCCGCCCGAGGTGCGCCAGGACCCGACATTCGTCCGCACGAACGGCGAGGACGTGGGTCGCGACGGCTGCCGCGTGCCGGTGCCCTGGCACGCCGACCAGCCGGCCTTCGGCTTCAGCCCCACCGGCGAGAGCTGGCTGCCCCAGCCCGAGGTCTACGGCGACCTGGCCCCCAACCGCCAGGAGGGCGTCGCCGGCAGCACGCTCGAGCTCTACCGGCGCCTGCTGGCCGTGCGTCGCAAGTACGGCCTGGGCCGCGGCGAGCTGCACTGGCAGGACCTCGGTGACGACGTCCTGGCCTTCACGGTCGTGGCCGACGGAGGCCGCCGCGTGCAGGTGGTCACGAACTTCGGTCCGACGCCGATCGACCTGCCGCACGGCGAGCTGCTGGTGGCCAGCGGATCCCTCGACGGACACCGCCTCCCCACCGACACCACGGCCTGGGTCGCTCCCGGCTGA
- a CDS encoding CotH kinase family protein gives MSRTRMIGVAVAALLALALLALLVAVNVEEAPKSDARPSAASGSEPQPAVKVDGVATVRLKVPVDDLAEEPAAPCRELITSTADPTSVEMTVRGPSDPKQEVDAEVAVAPTANPWLGLKRPYTVELAEPASILGLPASRDWVLLDHFSDRSLLRTASAMEIARRLGFDWVPRLVPAWLEVNGTPCGLYSFGEAPTVQDGRAELEDDDIALLADSRDLDHPRFRTDRGLQLYLPQNESSDASDAAVRFQQVEDLLYARDFPKNGYRDRIDVDSFVDWYLLNELTKNIGSPFKDDVHLVLRGDDTLAMGPPWAFDASQGNRSNGSWRLEHPKGWWLQRSWYGISDDPTWREAFSPTQLWNQRQGHYLNVLMSDPWFAARVADRWAEVSESLATMGDFVDDRAAVIADDAADNFSSPDVDGPGLQVTASEFDNDPASHVYANDDPAVQPREGWQNEVDLLRRWLERRVGWLDGEFLD, from the coding sequence ATGAGCCGGACACGCATGATCGGGGTGGCCGTGGCCGCTCTGCTGGCCCTGGCCCTGCTCGCACTGCTGGTCGCGGTGAACGTCGAGGAGGCGCCGAAGAGCGACGCCCGCCCCAGCGCCGCCTCGGGCTCCGAGCCCCAGCCGGCCGTGAAGGTCGACGGCGTCGCGACCGTCCGCCTGAAGGTGCCCGTCGACGACCTCGCGGAGGAGCCCGCCGCTCCCTGCCGCGAGCTCATCACGAGCACCGCGGACCCGACCTCGGTCGAGATGACCGTCCGCGGCCCCTCCGATCCGAAGCAGGAGGTGGACGCGGAGGTCGCCGTCGCGCCGACGGCCAACCCGTGGCTCGGACTGAAGCGTCCGTACACCGTCGAGCTGGCCGAGCCGGCCTCGATCCTGGGCCTTCCCGCCTCCCGCGACTGGGTGCTGCTGGACCACTTCTCCGACCGGTCGCTGCTGCGCACCGCCAGCGCGATGGAGATCGCCCGGCGTCTCGGCTTCGACTGGGTGCCGCGCCTCGTCCCGGCCTGGCTGGAGGTCAACGGCACGCCGTGCGGCCTGTACTCGTTCGGCGAGGCCCCGACGGTGCAGGACGGCCGCGCCGAGCTGGAGGACGACGACATCGCGCTGCTGGCGGACAGCCGCGACCTCGACCATCCGCGCTTCCGGACCGATCGCGGCCTGCAGCTGTACCTGCCGCAGAACGAGTCGAGCGACGCCTCCGACGCCGCCGTGCGGTTCCAGCAGGTCGAGGACCTGCTCTACGCCCGCGACTTCCCGAAGAACGGCTACCGCGACCGCATCGACGTCGACTCCTTCGTTGACTGGTACCTGCTGAACGAGCTCACCAAGAACATCGGCAGCCCCTTCAAGGACGACGTCCACCTGGTCCTGCGCGGCGACGACACGCTCGCGATGGGGCCGCCGTGGGCCTTCGACGCGTCCCAGGGCAACCGGTCGAACGGCTCGTGGCGCCTCGAGCATCCGAAGGGCTGGTGGCTGCAGCGGTCCTGGTACGGCATCAGCGACGACCCGACGTGGCGCGAGGCCTTCTCCCCCACCCAGCTGTGGAACCAGCGCCAGGGGCACTACCTCAACGTCCTGATGTCCGATCCGTGGTTCGCCGCTCGCGTCGCCGACCGCTGGGCCGAGGTCTCGGAGAGCCTGGCCACGATGGGCGACTTCGTCGACGACCGCGCCGCCGTCATCGCCGACGACGCCGCCGACAACTTCAGCTCGCCGGACGTCGACGGGCCGGGCCTGCAGGTGACGGCCAGCGAGTTCGACAACGACCCGGCGAGCCACGTCTACGCGAACGACGATCCGGCGGTCCAGCCGCGCGAGGGCTGGCAGAACGAGGTCGATCTGCTCCGCCGGTGGCTCGAGCGCCGCGTCGGATGGCTCGACGGCGAGTTCCTGGACTGA